The DNA segment GGATCGATAACAAAATAATCATAGCGGAGGATAAAATGAAGCAACTGACAATAGCCATAAGCCTGTTTTTCAGCATCTCCATGGGTGCGATGGCGGATGAGGCAGCACCCAGTGTAAGTGTCAAGCGCCTTACCCTGGAGTCGGCAAACAGAATCGCCTTGGGTGCCATAGAGGCATGCCGTAAAAAGGGTATTCAGATCGGCGTCACCGTGGTCGACCGTGACGGTATAGTGCAGGCTGTCATGCGCGACACTATCGCTGCCCAGATCACGGTGCCGATAAGCCGCATGAAGGCCTTCACGGCAGCTAATTTCAATGCGGCCACATCCGCATTGAAGAGCCGCGCCGATAGCCCCATTGGCCGGATTGACGGTTTGGTCATGTCTGCCGGTGGATTGCCTGTTCAAGCAGGGGGGCAACTGCTTGGGGCTGTCGGAGTCAGTGGTGCGCCGTCGGGAGAGACTGATGAAGAGTGTGCACAGACTGGTATAGACAGCATCATCGACGATCTGGAGATGGAGATGTAACCGCCTCTCTCCAAGATAACTAATTGCAAGGCTTGGGGCTTAGGGCCTGTTAACAGGCCCTAGCTCAATGGTGGGTGTCAGCGGTTCTCAAGAGTGCAACTGTGCATCTTTCTGATGACCTGGATAGTTAGAGAGTTGTGAATGCTGGCGCTCATCCCGCAGCAGGGATCTGGTCCACTGCTCCATGAGTGCATTCGCAACCGGCATTGGGGCTTCCATGAAAGAGATTGTGATACCCTGGTCTGTTTGGCAGACGCCGAGTGAACGGGGCCGTGTCGCCAGCTGTTCTGCATCCTGCAGACTGAAGCCAAAACAGAAGACCACATTGTAGGCGGCGATAATATCATCAGCGATGATGCCCTCCGGCAATTCGCTGGTATGTTTCAGGTGATCGAATGTGGCAATGTACTGCGCCGCCTTATGTGCCTTCACCTGCTCAATAAGATAGGCGACAATCTCTTCGATTGTATCGTATATGCATTCCGAAAATTCCATCTCAATGCTGAAGATCGGAATTGCGATCTCCTTGACCACCTGTTTCAAAATGCCTCTCCCCTGCTCGATGAATTAGGTTGCCGTCTAAATCAGGAAGGAGGATAGGCGAGTGCCGGGCGGTTGGCATTGAAAATGGTCAATCTTCGGCGATTCGCTGCAGATTCGGGATATCCAGGAGAAATTGATTGACGCTAGTTTCGATCAGCAGGCTCTGGCGTTTGAATTCGGCGATTGTGCGGCTTGCGGTCTCGGTGGTGATACCCAGCATGGCACCCATGTCCTCCCGGGCAAACAGGCTGCATTCACTCATCTGAGTATCCTTTACCAGGCGTAACAGCAGACGGGCCACGCGCTGTTTGGCGGAACCTGTGGAGAGTTCGGTCAACCAGGCGTCGGCCTCCTTCAGGGCGCGCTGCCAGCGATTGAGCAGCTCCTTATGCAGGGCTGGATTTTCCTTGCTGAGGCTTTCCACCACCCGAACCGGTAGGGCGCAGACCTCTGTTTCCTGAAGCACAACCGCGTCATGCTGATAAGTTTCACCGACGATACACTCCAGGCCGGTAATGTCGGTGGAACGGATCAGGCGGACGATGCGCTGGCTGCCATCCGGCAGGTACTGGACAAGCTTCAGGATGCCTGAACGTACCGTATACATACGCTCGCCCCTGTCGCCTGTGTGGTAGAGGGTTGAGCCTACCGGGAGCGTGTACTGATCGATAGGATCGTGTAGCTTCTCAAAATCCTT comes from the Candidatus Thiodiazotropha sp. CDECU1 genome and includes:
- a CDS encoding GlcG/HbpS family heme-binding protein, whose translation is MKQLTIAISLFFSISMGAMADEAAPSVSVKRLTLESANRIALGAIEACRKKGIQIGVTVVDRDGIVQAVMRDTIAAQITVPISRMKAFTAANFNAATSALKSRADSPIGRIDGLVMSAGGLPVQAGGQLLGAVGVSGAPSGETDEECAQTGIDSIIDDLEMEM
- a CDS encoding DUF6858 family protein, translating into MVKEIAIPIFSIEMEFSECIYDTIEEIVAYLIEQVKAHKAAQYIATFDHLKHTSELPEGIIADDIIAAYNVVFCFGFSLQDAEQLATRPRSLGVCQTDQGITISFMEAPMPVANALMEQWTRSLLRDERQHSQLSNYPGHQKDAQLHS
- a CDS encoding Crp/Fnr family transcriptional regulator — its product is MVKNVSFKEARDGVADCLKCSLRESVLFANLEEKDFEKLHDPIDQYTLPVGSTLYHTGDRGERMYTVRSGILKLVQYLPDGSQRIVRLIRSTDITGLECIVGETYQHDAVVLQETEVCALPVRVVESLSKENPALHKELLNRWQRALKEADAWLTELSTGSAKQRVARLLLRLVKDTQMSECSLFAREDMGAMLGITTETASRTIAEFKRQSLLIETSVNQFLLDIPNLQRIAED